Proteins found in one Manduca sexta isolate Smith_Timp_Sample1 chromosome 8, JHU_Msex_v1.0, whole genome shotgun sequence genomic segment:
- the LOC115440070 gene encoding cytochrome P450 6B2, which yields MVLLYLAVGVVLTTALALYAYFTRTFNYWKSKNVVGPEPVAFFGNLKESTLRRKNIGVVFQEFYKQFPNEKVVGVYQMTTPCLLLRDLDIIKHIMIKDFDVFIERGIEFSKEGLGANLFHADADTWRSLRNRFTPLFTSGKLKNMLHLITERADKFRDYVYHLCNDNPEQEIHSLFQMYTMGTISACAFGVDIDTLHDKLETFHEMDKLVLTPSYASELDMMFPGILKWFNSSIFSVKIKDFFYDLVKSVISQRGGLPTKRNDFMDLILELRQQGRIETTKRHDETQKLILELSDDIIAAQAFIFYVGGYETTATTVSFLLYQLAMNPDIQDKLLAEIDQSLEDNNGVVNYDTIQSMRYLDKVLNETLRMYPIVEPLKRIAKVDYKIPGTDVTIEKGTTVIVSPIGIHHDEKYYPNPHIFDPERFSPENSGQRHPCAYIPFGTGPRNCIGMRFAKLQGSVGLVKLLSKVRVEPSKNTPKILDIEPNRIIIGPKGGVRLNIIQRKPVNA from the exons ATGGTACTGTTATATTTGGCGGTCGGGGTAGTATTGACTACAGCACTAGCTTTGTATGCTTACTTTACAAGAACCTTCAACTACTGGAAATCAAAAAATGTCGTCGGTCCGGAGCCAGTGGCATTTTTCGGAAATTTGAAAGAATCAACCCTCAGAAGAAAGAACATTGGTGTCGTTTTCCAAGAATTTTATAAACAGTTCCCTAACGAGAAGGTTGTTGGTGTGTACCAAATGACTACACCGTGCCTATTACTCCGCGATctagatattattaaacatattatgatCAAAGATTTCGACGTGTTCATTGAGCGCGGAATTGAATTCAGTAAAGAAGGTTTGGGCGCTAATTTGTTTCATGCTGATGCTGATACTTGGAGATCTTTGAGAAATCGTTTCACGCCATTGTTTACGTCAGGTAAACTGAAGAATATGCTACATCTTATCACTGAACGTGCGGATAAGTTTAGGGACTACGTGTATCATTTATGCAATGACAATCCGGAACAGGAAATTCACAGTCTTTTTCAAATGTACACTATGGGCACTATTTCCGCCTGCGCTTTCGGTGTTGATATCGACACGCTTCATGACAAACTTGAGACTTTCCATGAAATGGATAAATTGGTTTTGACCCCAAGCTACGCATCGGAGTTGGATATGATGTTTCCAGGTATTTTAAAATGGTTTAACTCCTCAATCTTCTCTgtcaaaataaaagattttttctacgATCTTGTGAAAAGTGTAATCTCTCAAAGAGGCGGACTACCTACGAAACGAAACGATTTCATGGATTTAATATTAGAATTGAGACAGCAAGGCAGAATCGAGACAACAAAACGTCATGACGAAACTCAGAAACTGATCTTAGAGCTTTCTGATGATATCATAGCGGCTCAAGCGTTTATCTTCTATGTAGGAGGATACGAAACGACTGCCACAACGGTCTCTTTCCTCTTGTACCAGTTAGCAATGAATCCCGATATACAAGATAAACTATTAGCGGAAATAGATCAGAGTCTGGAGGATAACAATGGTGTGGTAAATTACGACACAATTCAAAGTATGCGGTATTTGGATAAAGTACTTAATGAAACTCTTAGAATGTACCCTATTGTTGAACCACTGAAACGGATTGCTAAAGTAGACTATAAGATACCTGGTACAGATGTTACAATTGAAAAAGGAACGACCGTTATAGTATCACCCATAGGGATCCACCACgatgaaaaatattatcctaATCCGCATATATTCGATCCCGAGAGATTTTCTCCAGAAAACTCAGGTCAAAGACATCCTTGTGCTTATATACCATTTGGTACTGGACCAAGAAACTGCATTG GTATGCGCTTCGCCAAACTGCAAGGCTCTGTGGGACTTGTGAAGCTGCTGTCCAAGGTCCGAGTGGAACCGTCCAAGAACACGCCGAAAATCTTGGATATCGAACctaatagaattattattggCCCCAAAGGTGGAGTTCGTTTAAATATTATCCAACGAAAACCAGTCAACgcttaa